ACACCTTCATCATGTTCGTCACCTGGGACAGGCAGGGAAAGCTTTCATCGCAAAGCATCCACCAATACGGCTCGGCGACCCTCGATGTGAACTCGCCGCACTATGCCGACCAGACGCCGCTGTTCGTGAAGATGCAGATGAAGCCGGTGTGGTTCACGGAAGATGCCTTGAAGGGCCATATCGCGCGCGACTATCGGCCCGGACAATGAAAAAGGCCGGCGGTCGTGACCGCCGGCCCTTTCAAGCAGATATTGGATGCCGGCTAAGGCGTCGTGCTGGGCGCCGGCTGCGCCGGAGCGGTGGTGTCCGGCGTCGGAACGCTGCCGTTCGCTGCGCCATTGGCTGTCGTGCCGTTGGTCGTCGCATCGCCATTCGCATTGGTGTCGGTGTTGGCCGAACCCGCGGGTGCGGTAGCCGAGCCGCTCAATGTCGTGTTGGTCGACGTGCCATGCGCGTTCGCCAGCGCCTGCGCATTGAGCGCGTCGGTCTGCTGGATCTCCTCCGGGGTGGCCGGATGATGCGTGAACGCGAACGCGGATGTGGTGCCGAGCATGCTTGCCAACGCCACGGCGCCGCCGAATGCGAGAGTATGGATCTTCATGGGATCTCCTTCGGAAGGACGGTTCGTGAGACCTAAAGAACGTCTTGCCCATGGGGCCGTTCCGATTGTTCCGATCCTTAAGGGGCACCGGAACTTGCGGCCGACGGCGATGCGGAACCCGCGCCCGTCCGAAGTGTTCCTACCAGCGATCCTTCGAGGACATTTTCGATGCTCGGCACTATTCTCATCATCGTACTGCTGCTGCTTCTGTTCGGTGCTTGGCCGGCTTGGCCCTATAGCCGGAGTTGGGGCTACTACCCCTCCGGCGGACTTGGCCTCGTCCTCATCATCATCCTGGTTCTCGTCCTTTTGGGACGGTTCTAGCGCGCGGGACGCGGCCATGACCAAAAAGAAACTGATCGAAGACATCGTACAGACCCCGCTGCGTTTCCACCGTGCCCCGCTCGATGTCGTGCGTGACCGCCGCTTCAACGATGACGAGCGACTGGAAATCCTCAGCGCCTGGGAGCGGGAAATCCGCGAGCAGGACGGCGAGGGCGAATCGCAGCGCCTGCAGCTCGTCGGCAGCGCCCGCGAAGAAATCGAGCGCCGGCATCGCCCCGCCGGCCAATAAGGAGCGTAAAATGGCCTATCCGGCAACCGATGAAACGCCGCCAAAAATCGTGGTTCCGACGGAAGAAGCCCGTCAGGGAGAAACCTCCGGCCATGTCCGCAAAGTCCTGATGTTCAGTCTGGGTTTGGCGGTGCTCGCCGGCATCGTCCTGTACGTCATTCACATCATGTGAGGCGCGGGTTTCGATTGCTCTCTTGACGCCGCCCGGTGCTGTTGCCACCAAGGCGGCCGTCAAGGAGTGCCGCGTTGCCCGCCCCCGCCTGTCCCCTCGAACTGTCCGTCGTCCTCCCCACCTACAAGGAGCGGGGCAATGTCGCCGAGCTGGTGCGCCGGCTCGACGCCGCTTTGGCTGGAATCGCCTGGGAAGCGATCTTCGTCGACGACAATTCGCCCGACGGCACGGCGGAGACCGCCAAGGCCATTGCGGCGCGCGACCCACGGGTGCGCTGCCTGCGCCGGGTCGGACGCCGCGGCCTCGCGGGCGCCTGCATCGAAGGCATCCTGTCCTCCAGCGCGCCTTTCGTGGCGGTGATGGACGCCGATCTCCAGCATGACGAGCGGGCGCTCGCCGCCATGCTGGACAAGCTGCGCGAGGGCACGGCCGACCTCGTCGCCGCCAGCCGCTACATCGCTGGCGGCAGCGCCGAGTCCTTCGACAAGTCGCGCGGGCGCATCAGCCGCCTCGCCACCACCCTGACGCGCAGGGTGCTGGACGTGCCGCTCAGCGATCCGATGAGCGGCTTTTTCATGCTTCGGCGCGACCGGTTCGACGCGATCGCCGAACGGCTGTCGCCGGTCGGGTTCAAGATCTTGCTCGACATCGTCGCGACGGCGGGCCCGTCGCTGCGCGTCGCGGAACAGTCTTTCGTCTTCGGCAAGCGCGAGCAGGGCGAGAGCAAGTTCAACGTCCAGATCGGGGTCGAGTTTCTCGGCCTGATCCTCGCCAAGCTGACCGGCGACCTGGTCGATCCGCGCTTCATCTTCTTCGCGCTGGTCGGCGCCATCGGCCTGGTGGTCCATCTCGGCGTGCTCAAGATCGCGCTGGTCGCCGGGGCGCAGCCTTTCGCCGTCGCGCAGGCCATCGCCACCCTGGTCGCGCTGACCAGCAATTTCTTCCTGAACAACGAGCTCACCTATCGCGATCGCCGCCTCAAGGGCATCTCGATCCTGCTGGGCTTCATCGCCTTCTGCCTCATCGGCAGCGTCGGCGCGCTGACCAATGTCGGCCTCGCGTCCTGGCTCTATTCCGAGGATCCGGTGTGGTGGGTCGCGGGCGCCGCGGGCGCGGTGATGGGGGCGCTGTGGAATTACGCGATGTCCAGCCTGTTCGTCTGGCGCACGCGATGACGCGGACGGCGCAGCGCTTCCTCGCGGCGATCGCGCTGCTGACGATTCTGCGCGCCGTCGCCGCCGCGGTCCTGCCGCTCTCGGCGGACGAGGCCTATTACTGGCTGTGGTCGCGCCACCTTGCCGCCGGCTATTACGACCATCCGCCGGTCGTCGCCTATGCGATCCGCGCCGGCACGCTGCTGTTCGGCGCCACGCCTTTCGGCGTGCGCTTCGGCGGCATCCTCCTGTCGGTGCTCGCCACCGTCTTCGTCTGGCGGGCCGCGCAAGGCCTGTTGCGCGGCGCGGATGCCGGCGCCCGCGCCGCGCTGTTCTTCAATCTCACCTTGATGGTCTCGGTCGAGACCCTGGCCGCCACGCCGGACGCGCCCGCGGTCGCGGCTGCGGCCGCCGTGCTGTACGCGCTCGCGAAGCTCGATGAGACGGGCAAGGGCGGGTGGTGGCTGGCCGTGGGGGCCGCTGCGGGCCTCGGCCTGCTGTCCAAATACACCGCCTTCTTCCTCGGCGCCGGCATGGCGGTGTGGCTCCTCCTGTCGCCCAAAGCGCGGCGCTGGCTGTTCACCCCGTGGCCCTGGGCCGGCGGCGCCCTCGCGCTCGCGATCTTCCTGCCGAATCTTCTGTGGAACGCGCAGCATGGCTGGGCGACCTTCGTCTTCCAGTTCGGCCGGATCGCGGGCGGCGGCTTCACCCTGCGCTTCCTGTTCGAATTCCTCGGCGCCCAGATCCTGCTGGCCTCGCCCTTCATCTTCGCGCTGGCGGCGCTCGCGCTGGCGTTTCGCGCCCGCGACCGCGACAGCGCCACCTTCCTGCTGGCCGCGCTCGTCTTCCCGTCGGCGCTCTATTTCCTCGTCCATTCCCTGCACGATCGCATCCAGGGCAATTGGCCGTCCTTTCTCTTTCCCATGCTGGCCGTGGCCGCCACCGAGGCCTTTCTCCAGCCCGACTGGTCCGGCTGGACGGCGCCGGTCTGGCGCGTGTCGCGCCGGCTGGCGACGCCCGTCGCGGCGGTGCTGCTGCTGGCCGTCTATGCGCAGGCGTTGTTCGGTGTCGTTCCGCTGGGGCGTGGCGATCCCCTGGCGCGGCTTCTCGCGGTCGGGTTCGACGGGGTGGCCGGCCAGGTCGAAGCGGCGCAGCGCGCGAATGGCGCGGCGGCGATTCTCACCACGGATTATGCTTCGACCGCCTGGCTCGCCTTTTATCTCCCCGCACCGGTGATTCCGGTGGGCGAGGATTATCGCTATCCCGACTCACCGGTGCCCGGTGCAGGATTGTTGAACCGGCCCTTGTTGTATGTGGTGGAGCGGCGCCTCGACCGGCACACGGCGCTTGCCGCGAGCTTCACGCAGGTGCGCCCGGCTGCGTCCTTCGACCGGCTCCGTCACGGCGTGCCGATCGCGCACTACATCGTTTATCGGGTCGAGGGATGGCGCGGCGTGCCACTGGGACGCGAGCCGTAAATTTCCGGGTTTGGGGAAAGACGAGCGGACACCCGATGCGGGCTGTCGAAGGGGCTGGGGCGTTCCGGATCGGACGTCCGCTCGGATCAGATAACGTGCCCTCCCAAATTGGGTTGCATGTCGCGCCGTTTTTTTTGGAAAAACTTTTGGTCGGACGGGCTCGATGCCTAAGCCATTGTTTTTCTAGATCTATCCAAACAAAAACGCGGCGGCTCCAAGGCCGCCGCGTTTCAAGGCCAATCCGGCGGTGTTCAGACCGGCGGCCGGCCGCGCAGCGCGCCGGAGAAGGCACTGACGATCAGCAGCACCACGAAGACGATCAGCAGGACCTTCGCGATGACGGCCGCGAGTCCGGCCAATCCGAAGAATCCGAGATAGCCGGCCACCAGGGCCAGCAGGAGAAACATCAGGGCGTATCCGAGCATGTTGGGGTTCCTTTCCGCTGGGAAAGAAACGTCAGCGCGTTCCGCCGGTTCCGGTCAGCTGCGCTTGCGGCTGCTGAGGAATATCTCGGCCGCAGCAACGAGGGCCGCACCGGCGATGGCGATCCACGGCGTCTCCTTCGCGATCGCCGCGAAGAGCACGGTCCACAGCCCGCCCATCGGCGCGGCTGCCGGCTTCGGCTTGGGCGCGGAGCGCAGCAGAAGCACGATGATCGCCCAAAGGACGGGGGGCGCGACCAGCACGCCACCGGTCACGGCGGCGGCGCCTGCGACGCCCAGGGATGGGGCGAGCGCCGCCGCCAACGCATAGGCCAGGAAGCCCACGCCGAAGACCAGAAGCAGCAGCCCGATCAGCCCCAGCACCGCCGAGGCGGCGATTTTCACCCCAATGCCCCCCACGTCAGCGACGCAGCAGCAGGGCCAGGAACGCGCCGACGCCGGCGGCGACGGCAAGCGACGTCAGCGGTTGCTCGCGCACCGTGGTGCGCAGGGTCTCGGCGTTCTCCGCCGTCCATTCTTCGATGTCTTCGGCGGCCTCGAAGGCGCGCTTGCTGGCATCGGCGGCAGCCTCTTCGGCCAGCGCATAGGCCCGTTCGGCAACGGCTTCGGCTTTCTTCATGGCATCCTTGGCCTGGGCCGTGGCGACGCCGCCGACATCCCCTGCGAGGGCCCTGAGGTCCTTCTGCAACGTCTCCAGATCGGTGCGCAGCGCCGACAGTCTCGTATCGATATCGCCCGCAGCGGCGGCCTTGCTGTTCGCGGCCATGTCTTCCTCCATAAATCTCAAGAACGTGGGGCGCTCTCGCGAGAGAACCCCCACACAATGCCTCAAAGCCTCGTCCGAGGAAACTTTGGCTTATGCGGCTTTTTTGGCCGCCGAATGGAAGAACAGC
The nucleotide sequence above comes from Rhizomicrobium sp.. Encoded proteins:
- a CDS encoding DUF3309 family protein, with the translated sequence MLGTILIIVLLLLLFGAWPAWPYSRSWGYYPSGGLGLVLIIILVLVLLGRF
- a CDS encoding DUF1328 family protein; protein product: MLGYALMFLLLALVAGYLGFFGLAGLAAVIAKVLLIVFVVLLIVSAFSGALRGRPPV
- a CDS encoding glycosyltransferase family 2 protein encodes the protein MPAPACPLELSVVLPTYKERGNVAELVRRLDAALAGIAWEAIFVDDNSPDGTAETAKAIAARDPRVRCLRRVGRRGLAGACIEGILSSSAPFVAVMDADLQHDERALAAMLDKLREGTADLVAASRYIAGGSAESFDKSRGRISRLATTLTRRVLDVPLSDPMSGFFMLRRDRFDAIAERLSPVGFKILLDIVATAGPSLRVAEQSFVFGKREQGESKFNVQIGVEFLGLILAKLTGDLVDPRFIFFALVGAIGLVVHLGVLKIALVAGAQPFAVAQAIATLVALTSNFFLNNELTYRDRRLKGISILLGFIAFCLIGSVGALTNVGLASWLYSEDPVWWVAGAAGAVMGALWNYAMSSLFVWRTR
- a CDS encoding glycosyltransferase family 39 protein, yielding MTRTAQRFLAAIALLTILRAVAAAVLPLSADEAYYWLWSRHLAAGYYDHPPVVAYAIRAGTLLFGATPFGVRFGGILLSVLATVFVWRAAQGLLRGADAGARAALFFNLTLMVSVETLAATPDAPAVAAAAAVLYALAKLDETGKGGWWLAVGAAAGLGLLSKYTAFFLGAGMAVWLLLSPKARRWLFTPWPWAGGALALAIFLPNLLWNAQHGWATFVFQFGRIAGGGFTLRFLFEFLGAQILLASPFIFALAALALAFRARDRDSATFLLAALVFPSALYFLVHSLHDRIQGNWPSFLFPMLAVAATEAFLQPDWSGWTAPVWRVSRRLATPVAAVLLLAVYAQALFGVVPLGRGDPLARLLAVGFDGVAGQVEAAQRANGAAAILTTDYASTAWLAFYLPAPVIPVGEDYRYPDSPVPGAGLLNRPLLYVVERRLDRHTALAASFTQVRPAASFDRLRHGVPIAHYIVYRVEGWRGVPLGREP